The proteins below are encoded in one region of Acidithiobacillus ferrooxidans ATCC 23270:
- a CDS encoding DsrE family protein, whose translation MSAVLLFHVDDAGRWPNLLANLRNAQTAAPAQSLRVIANGQAPVSLWAKGHWRREIEERISAGVQVDFCENSLRNMGLNPEDRPAGSQLVAAGIIAIADAQEAGALYIKP comes from the coding sequence TTGAGCGCCGTACTGCTTTTTCACGTTGACGATGCTGGGCGCTGGCCTAATCTGCTGGCCAATCTGCGTAATGCCCAGACAGCGGCTCCGGCGCAAAGCCTGCGGGTCATCGCGAATGGTCAGGCACCCGTGTCCCTCTGGGCAAAGGGCCACTGGCGGCGCGAGATCGAAGAGCGCATCAGTGCCGGAGTGCAGGTCGATTTTTGTGAAAACAGCTTGCGTAACATGGGGTTGAACCCTGAAGACCGGCCTGCGGGCAGCCAACTGGTCGCCGCCGGCATCATCGCCATTGCGGATGCCCAAGAGGCCGGTGCCCTCTACATCAAGCCCTGA
- the rpoH gene encoding RNA polymerase sigma factor RpoH: MKELAIASRDLVSPDGLAGYLRFVNAQPLLRPEEERDLARRLRDHGDVDAAKDLVLSHLRFVVRVARGYRGYGLQEADLIQEGNIGLMKAVKRYDPDHGVRLVSFAVHWVKAEIHEFILRNWRIVKVATTKAQRKLFFNLRSSRSHTGWMSGEESAAMADDLGVTQAQVLEMEGRMSGYDYSLNLEPDEEREGGRAPDLADPTGSPIEQLVERDWDQQQHRALHTALSALPQRDRYIIENRWLSDDPKTLQVLGDELGVSAERVRQLEKSSMGKLRQQMLTTAAVA, translated from the coding sequence ATGAAGGAACTTGCGATAGCCAGTAGAGATTTGGTCAGCCCCGACGGGCTGGCGGGGTATCTGCGTTTTGTGAACGCCCAACCGCTGCTGCGGCCGGAAGAAGAACGTGATCTGGCCCGGCGCCTGCGCGATCACGGCGATGTGGATGCGGCCAAGGATCTGGTGCTCAGCCACCTGCGCTTCGTGGTGCGGGTGGCGCGGGGTTATCGGGGATATGGATTGCAGGAAGCCGACTTGATTCAGGAGGGCAATATCGGCCTGATGAAGGCGGTGAAGCGTTACGACCCGGATCATGGCGTACGTCTGGTCTCCTTTGCGGTGCATTGGGTCAAGGCGGAGATTCACGAATTCATCCTGCGCAACTGGCGTATTGTCAAGGTGGCCACCACCAAGGCGCAACGCAAACTGTTCTTCAACCTCCGTTCCAGCCGCAGCCATACCGGCTGGATGAGCGGTGAGGAAAGTGCCGCCATGGCGGACGATCTGGGCGTTACCCAGGCCCAGGTACTGGAGATGGAAGGGCGGATGTCTGGTTACGACTATTCGCTCAACCTCGAACCGGATGAGGAACGGGAGGGCGGACGTGCTCCGGATCTGGCGGATCCCACCGGGTCGCCCATTGAGCAACTGGTGGAGCGGGACTGGGATCAGCAGCAGCACAGGGCCTTGCATACGGCGTTGTCGGCCCTGCCCCAGAGGGATCGCTACATCATTGAAAACCGCTGGCTGAGCGACGACCCCAAGACCTTGCAGGTGTTGGGCGATGAGCTGGGTGTTTCGGCAGAACGGGTGCGGCAACTGGAAAAAAGCAGTATGGGCAAGCTGCGTCAACAAATGCTGACGACGGCGGCGGTAGCTTGA